From Enterococcus wangshanyuanii, the proteins below share one genomic window:
- a CDS encoding IS3 family transposase (programmed frameshift), with translation MQTKNTATRYSKEFRESMISLSQTGRSANSLSKEYNVSVSTLTKWIRQADPLDRNVLSIKEQELLKENKRLKEENAILKPSGGAFGKELMAKGRATVLRVVRVNLEAKHRITRILRVLKIPRTTYYAYLNWMPSDRMRRRQQIKEKVLKSWLAYPMYGYPRMTKYFKEELNIPVSRYLIYRLMRELGIHSRMIKKMKKPKSYTEVAQLPNLIRKKSDWSKVLLTDITYIPVRGKWAYLASLYHPETRRVIAHKVGAHMTKELATSVLEKVNLQAQGIEIVHSDMGSQYTSDLFNQTLTNKKIKHSYSRKGCPGDNARIESFHSILKREYVNFQSFKTLEEAIVGIDSYIRWYNTDRISLVA, from the exons ATGCAGACAAAAAACACAGCTACAAGATATTCAAAAGAGTTTAGAGAATCCATGATTTCATTAAGTCAGACCGGTCGGTCTGCGAACTCACTATCGAAAGAATACAATGTAAGTGTCTCTACACTTACGAAATGGATACGGCAGGCAGATCCATTGGATCGAAATGTTCTTTCAATAAAAGAGCAAGAATTGCTAAAAGAAAATAAACGCTTGAAAGAAGAAAATGCTATTTTAAAGC CGAGCGGCGGTGCTTTTGGCAAAGAGTTGATGGCCAAAGGACGAGCGACTGTCTTACGAGTCGTTCGTGTCAATTTAGAAGCAAAGCACCGCATTACTCGTATTTTAAGGGTTCTTAAAATCCCAAGAACCACCTATTATGCGTATTTAAACTGGATGCCTAGCGATCGAATGCGCAGACGCCAACAGATAAAAGAAAAGGTATTGAAATCCTGGTTAGCCTATCCGATGTATGGATATCCAAGAATGACAAAATATTTTAAAGAAGAACTGAATATCCCTGTCAGTCGTTACCTAATTTATCGTTTAATGCGTGAATTAGGGATTCACTCTCGGATGATAAAGAAAATGAAAAAACCTAAATCTTATACTGAAGTCGCTCAATTACCTAATCTAATCAGAAAAAAGAGTGATTGGTCTAAGGTTCTTTTAACGGATATCACGTATATTCCAGTGAGAGGAAAGTGGGCGTATTTAGCCAGTCTCTATCATCCAGAAACCCGTCGGGTTATTGCTCATAAAGTTGGTGCCCACATGACGAAAGAATTAGCAACAAGCGTGCTAGAAAAAGTAAATTTACAGGCACAAGGAATAGAAATAGTACACAGCGACATGGGAAGCCAATACACAAGCGACTTATTTAATCAGACATTAACGAATAAAAAAATAAAGCATTCTTATTCAAGAAAAGGTTGTCCAGGGGACAACGCAAGAATAGAGAGCTTCCACTCTATTTTGAAACGCGAATATGTGAATTTCCAATCCTTTAAAACACTTGAGGAAGCCATCGTTGGCATTGACAGTTACATTCGTTGGTACAATACAGATCGAATTTCTCTTGTTGCTTAG